The Pyrenophora tritici-repentis strain M4 chromosome 2, whole genome shotgun sequence genome window below encodes:
- a CDS encoding putative glycosyl transferase family 2 protein, with translation MGYWRSNKDGNGSSPFHRHRDGTAPPPLNPLAPPGEASAAPESRPASFTPMQLGNSSASASRTPSSTEPAEDSSDARENDIKGLKAQLMAHWIQAKQEERVWTTGAAGEGAFMKQSKGKYACAPDNIQHDGSGLYQAVTKLNVRCAMTINNSIIQYILERNTLPYVQIQSGLRVQVLADFEALSVAQTAQSGAFISTRGILLVWQDDPKMLVERAEFIINSLMRNFCGVEYGYSAQEELEKVLGKDPVLDVTDFDDVFDNGEGRVEEPRYVMLWQAVYTGMSIFLLTTALGTGFREIAIQQAEDPNWLRLLFIICIPAQVWLSLFFFQAIVGNIAQIIGPIDHMIENSKYYSGKAPKRIHCDTFGKKLPHVTIEMPVFKEGLRAVIEPTIRSVKDAISTYELQGGSANIFINDDGLQLLTAEESTERQEFYDEHKIGWVARPRHDPKGEHGPKPFIRPGKFKKASNMNYGLKISCRIEELMDLTTRGDDWTCQQESALYAEAMETALSERAGEAWADGDIRMGDYILLIDSDTRVPKDCLLEAVSEMEQCPDVGILQFSSGVMNVTQNFFENGITFFTNMIYTQIRFAVAGGDVAPFVGHNAFLRWSAMQKVAYPSSEEQGAKLDMFWSEETVSEDFDMSLRLQSAGFIVRLAAYQGDGFKEGVSLTVYDELARWEKYAYGCNELIFNPIVKWPKKGPFNRLFIMFMRSRMPLASKVTIMAYIGTYYALACSWMLTMLNYFLIGFLNGWLDHYYIHSFKVYFGIIMIFTVLGNVSLAVLRYRINEGNLFYGYLGNLKWIPLLTVFLGGISLHISQAILCHFLSIPLEWGTTSKESEQIGFFQAMTRVLKRFKWSFLICLAMTAVMLGLAFGLDEEYRITTLIAVWPMGTVVVNHFLLPIVLNPQLMTFTW, from the exons ATGGGATATTGGCGTAGCAACAAGGATGGAAATGGGTCTTCTCCATTCCACCGCCACCGCGATGGTACTGCTCCTCCTCCGCTGAATCCCCTCGCCCCGCCTGGGGAGGCTTCAGCAGCCCCCGAATCTCGACCTGCGAGCTTTACACCGATGCAGCTTGGTAATAGTTCAGCCTCAGCTTCCAGAACACCCAGCTCCACTGAACCGGCCGAAGATAGCAGTGATGCTAGAGAGAACGATATCAAGGGTCTCAAAGCCCAACTTATGGCCCACTGGATCCAGGCAAAACAGGAAGAGCGCGTATGGACCACAGGAGCAGCTGGAGAGGGCGCTTTCATGAAGCAGTCGAAGGGCAAGTATGCATGTGCACCCGATAACATCCAGCATGACGGCAGCGGCCTATATCAGGCAGTCACTAAGCTCAACGTCCGG TGCGCTATGACCATCAACAACAGTATCATCCAGTACATCTTAGAGCGAAATACACTGCCCTATGTCCAAATTCAGTCTGGTCTTCGCGTACAAGTACTTGCCGACTTCGAGGCACTATCAGTAGCTCAGACAGCACAGTCAGGCGCGTTCATCTCTACGCGTGGCATACTGCTAGTATGGCAAGATGATCCCAAGATGCTAGTAGAACGCGCCGAGTTCATCATCAATTCCTTGATGAGAAACTTTTGTGGAGTTGAGTACGGTTATAGTGCCCAGGAAGAACTTGAAAAGGTTCTAGGAAAAGACCCCGTTCTCGACGTCACAGACTTCGATGATGTGTTCGATAACGGCGAAGGCAGAGTTGAAGAGCCCCGATATGTCATGCTTTGGCAAGCAGTTTACACTGGCATGTCTATTTTCCTCCTAACTACGGCTCTCGGGACTGGATTCAGAGAGATCGCCATACAGCAAGCTGAAGACCCCAACTGGCTTCGACTGCTCTTCATAATCTGTATACCTGCCCAAGTCTGGCTCTCGTTG TTTTTCTTCCAAGCCATAGTTGGTAACATCGCTCAGATTATTGGTCCTATTGATCACATGATTGAGAACAGCAAATACTACTCTGGCAAGGCCCCGAAACGAATCCACTGCGATACCTTTGGCAAGAAACTCCCGCACGTCACGATAGAGATGCCAGTCTTCAAAGAAGGTCTTAGAGCCGTTATTGAGCCAACTATCCGCTCGGTCAAGGACGCTATATCTACGTACGAGCTACAAGGAGGAAGCGCAAACATATTCATCAACGACGACGGAT TGCAACTTCTCACAGCCGAGGAATCGACCGAGCGTCAAGAATTTTATGACGAACACAAGATTGGCTGGGTAGCGCGACCTAGACACGACCCGAAAGGAGAGCATGGGCCGAAGCCATTCATTCGCCCTGGTAAATTCAAGAAGGCATCCAATATGAATTATGGACTCAAGATTAGCTGCAGGATAGAGGAACTTATGGACCTCACCACCCGCGGTGATGATTGGACCTGTCAACAAGAAAGTGCGCTCTACGCGGAAGCGATGGAGACTGCCCTATCTGAGCGTGCGGGCGAAGCTTGGGCTGATGGCGACATCCGCATGGGCGATTACATTCTACTTATCGACTCAGACACTCGGGTTCCCAAGGACTGTCTTCTCGAGGCTGTCAGCGAGATGGAGCAATGCCCAGACGTTGGTATCTTGCAGTTCTCTTCTGGAGTCATGAACGTTACGCAGAACTTCTTCGAGAACGGCATCACCTTCTTCACCAACATGATCTATACCCAGATTCGCTTCGCCGTCGCTGGTGGTGATGTTGCCCCGTTCGTCGGGCACAACGCCTTTCTCAGGTGGTCTGCGATGCAGAAAGTTGCCTATCCATCCAGCGAAGAACAGGGTGCCAAGTTGGACATGTTTTGGTCAGAGGAAACCGTTTCTGAAGACTTTGACATGAGTCTGCGACTCCAAAGTGCTGGATTCATCGTTCGACTAGCTGCATACCAGGGCGATGGCTTCAAGGAGGGTGTCTCGCTCACTGTCTACGACGAGCTTGCCCGCTGGGAGAA GTACGCATATGGCTGTAACGAGCTAATCTTCAATCCCATTGTCAAGTGGCCCAAGAAAGGTCCATTTAACCGCCTCTTCATCATGTTCATGCG TTCCCGCATGCCACTCGCTTCCAAGGTTACCATCATGGCTTACATCGGAACATACTACGCTCTGGCCTGTTCCTGGATGCTAACTATGCTCAATTACTTCCTCATCGGTTTCCTCAATGGATGGTTGGACCATTATTATATTCACTCATTCAAAG TCTACTTCGGCATCATCATGATCTTCACCGTTCTTGGAAATGTCTCTCTCGCCGTCCTACGCTACCGCATCAATGAAGGCAACCTCTTCTATGGTTACCTTGGAAATCTCAAATGGATCCCCCTTCTCACCGTTTTCCTCGGCGGTATCTCCCTCCATATCTCGCAAGCCATTCTCTGCCACTTTCTCTCTATCCCGCTTGAATGGGGTACCACGTCAAAGGAAAGCGAGCAGATTGGATTCTTCCAGGCCATGACCCGTGTGCTAAAGCGCTTCAAGTGGAGCTTTTTGATATGCTTGGCCATGACGGCGGTCATGCTTGGGTTGGCGTTTGGACTGGATGAGGAATACAGAATCACGACGCTCATTGCTGTCTGGCCCATGGGCACGGTGGTTGTTAATCACTTTTTGCTGCCGATTGTGCTGAACCCGCAATTGATGACTTTTACTTGGTAA
- a CDS encoding HORMA domain containing protein yields the protein MSFFQRGVYPAEDFTAVKKYGLTMMVTADDQVKAYIKKIMGQLKEWMYGGKISKLVVVITSKETGEHVERWQFDVQIFGKTGTSKSSKKTTDQENSTPEASDAPEEKTESEIQAEIQSIFRQITASVTFLPMLDGNCTFNVLVYADADSEVPMEWGDSDAKEIKNGEKVQLRSFSTSSHRVDTLVSYRLAD from the exons ATGAGTTT CTTTCAACGAGGCGTGTACCCAGCCGAGGACTTTACCGC AGTCAAAAAGTATGGTCTGACTATGATGG TTACTGCGGATGATCAGGTCAAAGCCTACATCAAGAAGATTATGGGACAACTAAAAGAATGGATGTATGGTGGCAAGATTTCGAagcttgttgttgttatCACGAGCAAAGAAACTGGAGAGCATGTTGAACGATGGCAATTTGAT GTGCAAATCTTTGGCAAAACCGGCACTTCCAAATCGTCCAAGAAAACAACGGACCAAGAAAACTCGACACCAGA AGCGAGCGATGCCCCAGAAGAGAAGACCGAGTCTGAGATCCAAGCTGAGATTCAGTCTATTTTCAGGCAGATCACCGCATCAGTCACCTTCTTACCCATGTTAGACGGCAACTGCACTTTCAATGTACTTGTCTATGCCGACGCCGACTCAGAGGTACCTATGGAATGGGGCGACAGCGATGCGAAGGAAATTAAAAATGGTGAAAAGGTGCAACTCCGAAGCTTCAGCACCAGTAGCCATCGTGTAGATACATTGGTCAGCTACAG GCTTGCCGACTGA
- a CDS encoding GTP-binding protein GUF1, giving the protein MRSCVRTASSLLHGWRTRAAHPRDFRHPSRLLERLTTPLAARSYAQAFRPQSDLEKRIAQIPIDRYRNFCIVAHVDHGKSTLSDRLLEITGTIQPGGQKQFLDKLDVERERGITVKAQTCTMIHTHEGQDYLLHLVDTPGHVDFRAEVSRSYASCGGALLLVDASQGVQAQTVANFYLAFSQGLTLVPVLNKVDLPHADSPRVLEQMRETFELDPADAVLVSAKTGLNVASLLPTVVEKIPAPVGDLKKPLRMLLVDSWYDVYKGVILLVRIFDGQVRPGDTIRSFATKLKYIVGEVGIMYPDQTPQTVLKAGQVGYIYFNPGMKRSQEAKVGDTYTTIGSEKLVEPYPGFEEPKSMVFVSAFPTDQDNHEHLEDSIQQIILNDRSVTLQKESSDALGAGWRLGFLGTLHCSVFEDRLRQEHGANIIITPPSVPFKVIWRDGTESIITNPNEFPDQDQAHFKVQEVHEPYVSATITLPDEYLGEVIKLCEANRGEQKELTFFTATQVILKYDIPLSHLVDDFFGKLKGSTKGYASLDYEDAGFRKSSIIKLNLLVNGSPVDAVSRVLHTSQVEKVGRTWVEKFKEHVERQMFEVIIQAAAGRRIVARATIKPYRKDVLAKLHASDLSRRRKLLEKQKEGRKKLRAVGSVVIEQEAFQKFLAK; this is encoded by the coding sequence ATGCGATCATGCGTGCGAACTGCGAGCAGCCTCCTGCACGGCTGGCGGACGCGGGCAGCCCACCCCAGAGACTTTCGGCACCCGTCGCGCCTGCTTGAGCGCCTCACGACCCCCCTCGCCGCCAGAAGCTATGCCCAGGCTTTCCGCCCGCAGTCGGACCTGGAGAAGCGCATCGCCCAAATCCCCATTGACCGGTACCGCAACTTCTGCATCGTCGCCCACGTTGACCATGGCAAGTCGACGCTGTCGGACCGCCTACTGGAGATTACAGGCACCATCCAGCCCGGTGGACAAAAACAATTCCTTGACAAACTGGACGTGGAGCGCGAGCGCGGCATCACAGTCAAGGCGCAGACATGCACCATGATACACACACACGAGGGCCAGGACTACCTGCTGCACCTCGTCGACACGCCCGGCCACGTCGACTTCAGGGCCGAGGTGTCGCGCAGTTACGCCAGCTGTGGTGGCGCACTGCTGCTGGTGGATGCCAGCCAGGGCGTGCAGGCGCAGACGGTCGCCAACTTCTACCTCGCCTTCTCCCAGGGATTGACGCTGGTGCCAGTGCTGAACAAGGTCGACCTCCCACATGCCGACTCTCCGCGCGTGCTCGAGCAGATGAGAGAGACATTCGAGCTGGACCCCGCCGATGCCGTCCTCGTCTCCGCAAAGACCGGCCTCAACGTTGCATCGCTCCTTCCCACTGTTGTGGAGAAGATACCTGCCCCTGTCGGCGACCTTAAGAAGCCCCTGCGCATGCTGCTGGTCGACTCGTGGTACGATGTATACAAGGGCGTCATTTTACTAGTGCGTATCTTCGACGGCCAGGTGCGACCGGGCGACACCATCCGCTCCTTTGCCACCAAGCTCAAATACATTGTGGGCGAAGTCGGTATCATGTACCCCGATCAGACGCCGCAGACCGTCCTGAAGGCTGGCCAGGTGGGCTACATCTACTTCAACCCCGGCATGAAGCGCTCGCAGGAGGCCAAGGTTGGCGATACATATACGACCATCGGGTCAGAGAAGCTGGTGGAGCCATATCCAGGCTTTGAAGAGCCAAAGAGCATGGTCTTCGTTTCTGCCTTCCCTACCGACCAAGACAACCACGAGCATTTGGAAGACAGCATCCAGCAGATCATCCTCAACGACCGCAGTGTCACTTTGCAGAAGGAGTCATCCGATGCACTGGGCGCTGGCTGGCGCTTGGGCTTCCTAGGCACACTGCATTGCTCCGTCTTCGAGGACCGCCTACGTCAAGAACATGGTGCCAATATCATCATCACACCACCATCAGTACCATTCAAGGTTATATGGCGGGATGGCACCGAGTCCATCATCACCAACCCCAACGAGTTCCCCGATCAGGACCAGGCACACTTCAAGGTGCAGGAGGTGCATGAGCCCTACGTCTCCGCCACCATCACCCTGCCCGACGAGTACCTCGGTGAGGTCATCAAGCTGTGCGAGGCCAACCGAGGCGAGCAAAAAGAACTCACCTTCTTCACTGCTACACAAGTCATCCTCAAATACGACATACCGTTATCACATCTGGTTGATGACTTTTTCGGTAAACTCAAAGGCTCAACCAAAGGTTATGCGTCCCTCGACTACGAAGATGCGGGCTTTCGCAAATCTTCCATCATCAAACTTAACCTACTTGTCAACGGCTCCCCAGTCGATGCCGTATCGCGCGTTCTGCACACATCGCAAGTCGAAAAAGTGGGTCGAACATGGGTTGAGAAGTTCAAAGAACACGTTGAGCGTCAGATGTTTGAGGTCATCATACAGGCTGCGGCAGGTAGGAGAATTGTGGCGCGCGCAACCATCAAGCCGTACCGCAAGGATGTCCTTGCCAAGCTGCATGCCAGTGACCTCAGTAGACGACGCAAGCTGCTCGAGAAACAGAAGGAGGGTAGAAAGAAGCTAAGGGCTGTGGGAAGTGTTGTTATTGAACAAGAAGCGTTTCAGAAGTTTTTGGCCAAGTAG